The region CAGAAGGCAGAAAGTGAACAGTGAACAGTAAACCGTGAACAGTGATTAGCGAGACGCGTTGGGTACGAGCGGCAGCCACTGAACTGTTGACTGTTCACTTGCTGTTAGAATTGTTCCAGGAACCGGATGTCGTTCGAGAAGAAGTAACGGATGTCGTCGATGCCGTACTTCAACATGGCCGGGCGCTCGACGCCCATGCCGAACGCGAAGCCGGAGAAGACGGCCGGGTCGTAGCCGCCGTTCTGCAGAACGACCGGGTGCACCATGCCCGCGCCGGCGATCTCCAGCCAGCCGGTGTGCTTGCAGACGCGGCAGCCTTTGCCGTCGCAGAGCATGCAGTCCATATCGACCTCGATGCTCGGCTCCGTGAACGGGAAGTAACTGCCGCGGAAGCGCACGCGGCGGTCCTCGCCGTACATCATGCGTGCGAACTCGGTGAAGACGCCTTTGAGATCGGCGATCGTCAGATTGCGGCCGACGGCGAGCCCCTCGACCTGGTGGAACATGAACTCGCTGCGCACCGTGACTTGCTCGTTGCGGAAAACGAGGCCGGGCAGGATGACGCGGATTGGCTGCGGGCAGTACTCGCGCATGGCGTGAATCTGGCCGGGCGAGGTGTGCGTGCGCAGGATGACGTTCGGCGTCGTCGTGTAGAGCGTGTCCTGCATGTCGCGCGCCGGGTGGTGCGGCGGGATGTTGAGCAGTTGGAAGTTGACCTCGTCGGTCTCGACCTCGCGCGCGCGGTAGACCTGGAAGCCCATCTGCCCGAAGACGCGATAGACGTCGCGCAGGGTCTGCGTGCTCAGGTGCAGGCGGCCGGACGTGGTCGGCACGCCGGGCAGCGTGACGTCAACGCGGGCGCTCTGCAGCGCGTCCTGCAGCGCCTGCGCCTTCAGGTCGGACAGCCGCGCCTCGTAGGCCGCCTCCAGGTCGCGCTTGAGCGCGTTGGCCGCCTGTCCGAACGCGGGGCGCTCCTCGCGCGGCAGGGTGCCGACCGTGCCGAGCAGGCCGGTCAGCGAGCCTTTGCGCCCGAGCACGGTGACGTGCCACATATCGAGCGCGGCCAGGTCGGCCATCGCCGCGAGCGACGACAGCGCTTCGCTGCGTAGGGTTTCAATGGCAGATGACATACACACACCTCTCCGACTA is a window of Chloroflexota bacterium DNA encoding:
- the pheS gene encoding phenylalanine--tRNA ligase subunit alpha — translated: MSSAIETLRSEALSSLAAMADLAALDMWHVTVLGRKGSLTGLLGTVGTLPREERPAFGQAANALKRDLEAAYEARLSDLKAQALQDALQSARVDVTLPGVPTTSGRLHLSTQTLRDVYRVFGQMGFQVYRAREVETDEVNFQLLNIPPHHPARDMQDTLYTTTPNVILRTHTSPGQIHAMREYCPQPIRVILPGLVFRNEQVTVRSEFMFHQVEGLAVGRNLTIADLKGVFTEFARMMYGEDRRVRFRGSYFPFTEPSIEVDMDCMLCDGKGCRVCKHTGWLEIAGAGMVHPVVLQNGGYDPAVFSGFAFGMGVERPAMLKYGIDDIRYFFSNDIRFLEQF